From Solwaraspora sp. WMMD1047, the proteins below share one genomic window:
- a CDS encoding arginase family protein: MSRILVPYHLDEHLPDLRVPIDVDESIRVDLPDGGDPWHRMATLYDAVAETVAGRIRGGARPVVVSGDCTASLAVLAGMGRAGINPGIVWFDAHGDVQTVETSASGYLGGMPLRILAGYRPELIGRRLGLVPVPPERILLVDARDLDPPEVDYLAGSAIGRHDVADVTDGVIPDGPLYLHLDLDILDPAELAGLRFPAPAGPAATAVWAAARRVLGTGRVAAIGLGCTWHPGHAPDHLREPLDRLLTG; encoded by the coding sequence ATGAGTCGGATCCTGGTTCCGTACCACCTCGATGAACACCTTCCCGACCTGCGGGTCCCGATCGACGTGGACGAGTCGATCCGGGTGGACCTGCCCGACGGCGGCGACCCCTGGCACCGGATGGCGACGCTGTACGACGCCGTCGCGGAGACCGTCGCCGGGCGGATCCGGGGCGGGGCGCGCCCGGTGGTCGTCTCCGGCGACTGCACCGCCTCGCTGGCCGTGCTGGCCGGGATGGGACGCGCTGGCATCAACCCGGGCATCGTCTGGTTCGACGCGCACGGCGACGTGCAGACCGTGGAGACCAGCGCGTCCGGTTACCTCGGTGGGATGCCGCTGCGGATCCTGGCCGGCTACCGGCCCGAGCTGATCGGCCGGCGGCTCGGGCTGGTCCCCGTACCGCCGGAGCGGATCCTGCTGGTGGACGCCCGCGACCTGGACCCACCCGAGGTGGACTACCTGGCCGGGTCGGCGATCGGGCGCCACGACGTCGCGGACGTCACCGACGGGGTGATCCCGGACGGTCCGCTCTACCTGCACCTGGATCTCGACATCCTGGATCCGGCGGAGCTGGCCGGGCTCAGGTTTCCGGCGCCTGCCGGGCCGGCGGCCACGGCCGTCTGGGCGGCCGCCAGGCGGGTCCTGGGGACCGGCCGGGTGGCCGCGATCGGGCTGGGCTGCACCTGGCACCCGGGCCACGCACCGGATCACCTGCGCGAACCACTGGACCGGCTGCTGACCGGGTGA